GCTGCGTCGCGCTTCGCCGATGCGGACCGGGGCGCCGCTGGCGCGGACGAGGAGGGCGCTCCTCGGGTTGGCGAACAGATCGATGACCGCGGCGAAGCGCTCGCGGCGCAGTGCGGTGACGGTGTTCCAGGTGCCGCGGCGGCCGCGCGCGGCGCACCAGAGCCGATCGAGGTCGGGATGGCGGCGCAGGATTTCGAGGGGAACGGGTTCGGCGAGGTAGTGGATCGCGGCGCGAGGGAAAGCGCGGCGCAGCACCTGCACCAGGGGCAGGGACAAGACCACGTCGCCGATGTAACGGAGCCGTGTCACCAGGAGCTTGCCGCCGTCGTCGAGCCGCGCCGCCGCCGCCGCCAGCTTCGCATCGTTCATAGGCGCCGTTCGGGACCGAGGTCGCGGCTCGAATGCGCCTTGGGATCGCCGACGATCACCGTGCGCACGCCGAGCCGCTGGGCCACCGCGTACTCCGGGACGGTTTCCACGCTGTAGTCGGTGCCCTTGGCGTGGAACGCCGGGCGGAGCACCTCAAGCACCCGGCTCACGTCGAGTTCCTCGAAACGGGCGACGTAGTCCACGGCGCGCAGCGCCAGCAACAGCTCGGCGCGCTCGCCTTCCGGCATTCGCGGGCGCCCGGGGCCCTTGAGGGCGCGGACCGAGGCGTCGCTGTTCAAGCCCACGACGAGAACGTTGCCGAGGGCGCGCGCCGCCTCCAGGTAGCGCACGTGGCCCACGTGCAGGAGATCGAAGCAGCCGTTCGCCAGCACGATCCGCTCGCTGCCCAGGGCGTGCAGGTGGCGGGCGAGAGGTTCGACCGCCTCGAAGTAGCGCTCGAGCTTCATCGCGGTGCGGCGTCGTGACGCAGGCAGTCGAGCACGCCGCTCCGTTCGGTCACCGCGGTGCCACGCTGCCGCACCACCCTGGAGGCGGCATAGTTGGCGAGACGGGCGGCGTCGCCGACGCTGCTGCCGGCGGCGAGGGCGAGGACGACCGCGGCGGCGACGGTGTCCCCGGCGCCGGCCACGTCCACCGCTTCGTCGCCGTAGGCCGGCAGATGCAACGGCGCCGTGCCGTCGAAGACGGTCATGCCGAGCCGACCCCGGGTGATGACGAGGGCTGGACAGCGGAGCCGTCGCTGCAGCTCGAGACCGGCGGCTTCGACGTCGGCGTCGTTGGCCAGGGCGCGCCCGAGGATGGGTTCGATCTCGGTCTCGTTCGGTGTGGCGCAGGTCACGCCGGCGAAGCTGTCCAAGGCATAACGCGAATCCGCCAGCACTGGCACGCCGCGGCGCCGGCAGAGCTCGAGCACTAGGGGACGGGTGCTGGCGTCGAGGACACCGCCGCCGTAATCGCAAAGCAGGATCCCCGTGGCGCGCTGCAGCGCTGCTTCCACCGCCGCGAGCAAGGCCCCGCGCCAGAGATCCGGCGACCCGTACTCGGGTTCGTGGTCGAGGCGCATCACCTGCTGTTGCACCGTGTGCAGGTCCCCGGCGGTGAAGCGCGTCTTCCTCCAGGTGCGACCCTGCGGCAGTCGGACCACGCCGGCGGTGTCGACGCCGCAGTCGCGCAGCAACTCTGCCAGCGCCGTTCCCGCCTCGTCCTCCCCGAGCAGACCGACGGCGAACGCTGCGCCGCCCAAGGCGGCGACGTTGCGCGCCGCGTTGCCCGCACAACCGGGGAGGCGATCGGTGCTCTCGTGGCGCAGGATGAGCACGGGAGCCTCGCGGGAGACGCGAGCGGTGCGACCGTGCACGAACTCGTCC
The Candidatus Krumholzibacteriia bacterium DNA segment above includes these coding regions:
- a CDS encoding PfkB family carbohydrate kinase, with the protein product MSTAAPRARLESCLEAFPRQRIAVIGDLALDEFVHGRTARVSREAPVLILRHESTDRLPGCAGNAARNVAALGGAAFAVGLLGEDEAGTALAELLRDCGVDTAGVVRLPQGRTWRKTRFTAGDLHTVQQQVMRLDHEPEYGSPDLWRGALLAAVEAALQRATGILLCDYGGGVLDASTRPLVLELCRRRGVPVLADSRYALDSFAGVTCATPNETEIEPILGRALANDADVEAAGLELQRRLRCPALVITRGRLGMTVFDGTAPLHLPAYGDEAVDVAGAGDTVAAAVVLALAAGSSVGDAARLANYAASRVVRQRGTAVTERSGVLDCLRHDAAPR
- a CDS encoding adenylyltransferase/cytidyltransferase family protein, translating into MKLERYFEAVEPLARHLHALGSERIVLANGCFDLLHVGHVRYLEAARALGNVLVVGLNSDASVRALKGPGRPRMPEGERAELLLALRAVDYVARFEELDVSRVLEVLRPAFHAKGTDYSVETVPEYAVAQRLGVRTVIVGDPKAHSSRDLGPERRL